One Cervus canadensis isolate Bull #8, Minnesota chromosome 13, ASM1932006v1, whole genome shotgun sequence DNA segment encodes these proteins:
- the TMEM52 gene encoding transmembrane protein 52, producing the protein MFSRAPADRGLLLLPPLLPLPQVALGFVEGSCGPSDQCPPQARWSSLWHVGLILLTALLLLLCGVSASCVRFCHLRKRAHTQPHLPPAPEPCDLTAIPVDSDSPVHSTVTSYSSVQCPLGMQLPLPFGELDLDSTTPPAYSLYAPEPPPSYEEVIKMTKTRQEEPPPSM; encoded by the exons ATGTTCTCCCGGGCGCCCGCAGACCGCGGGCTCCTGTTACTGCCGCCACTCCTGCCACTGCCGCAG GTGGCGCTGGGTTTCGTGGAAGGCAGCTGCGGCCCCTCGGACCA GTGCCCGCCCCAGGCCCGCTGGAGCAGCCTGTGGCACGTGGG GCTTATCCTGCTCActgccctcctgctgctgctctgtGGGGTCTCGGCCAGCTGTGTCCGGTTCTGCCATCTCCGGAAGCGGGCACACACGCAGCCACACCTGCCGCCGGCACCTGAGCCCTGCGACCTGACAGCCATCCCCGTGGACAGTGACAGCCCAGTGCACAGCACTGTGACCT CCTACAGCTCCGTGCAGTGCCCACTGGGTATGCAGCTACCCCTGCCCTTCGGGGAGCTGGACCTCGACTCCACGACCCCTCCGGCCTACAGCCTGTACGCCCCTGAGCCGCCGCCTTCCTATGAGGAGGTCATCAAGATGACGAAGACCAGACAGGAAGAGCCACCTCCCTCCATGTAA
- the CALML6 gene encoding LOW QUALITY PROTEIN: calmodulin-like protein 6 (The sequence of the model RefSeq protein was modified relative to this genomic sequence to represent the inferred CDS: deleted 1 base in 1 codon; substituted 1 base at 1 genomic stop codon) has translation MQVVKGTVVAYVCSWGRSWRGDGSRPFSPSLEPHASECHGQAIWARVPTDGAPVTGQIQDYKGVSEMFDEEGRGQVKMDELEQLMSFLGINSTKSELASTAKDVDKKGFFNCSNFLALMGVXLEKAQNQEGELRAAFCVFDKEAKGYIDWDMIKYVLMNVGEPLNEVEAEQMMKEADENGDGTLDYEGEQRMGPGTLEASQSGRAADLSLCSQSSCHDD, from the exons ATGCAGGTGGTGAAGGGAACTGTGGTGGCCTATGTCTGTTCCTGGGGCAGGAGCTGGAGGGGAGATGGGAGCAGACCCTTCAGCCCCAGTTTGGAACCACACGCCTCCGAGTGCCATGGCCAGGCCA TCTGGGCTCGTGTTCCCACAGACGGAGCGCCTGTCACAGGGCAGATCCAGGATTACAAGGGGGTCTCTGAAATGTTCGatgaggagggcagagggcaggtgaAGATGGATGAGCTGGAGCAGCTCATGAGTTTCCTGGGCATCAACTCCACCAAGAGTGAGTTGGCCTCCACGGCTAAGGACGTGGACA AGAAAGGGTTCTTCAACTGCAGCAACTTCCTGGCCCTGATGGGA GTGTAATTGGAGAAGGCCCAGAACCAAGAGGGTGAGCTGAGGGCAGCCTTCTGCGTCTTTGACAAGGAGGCTAAGGGCTACATTGACTGGGACATGATCAA GTATGTGCTTATGAACGTAGGTGAGCCCCTCAATGAGGTGGAGGCTGAGCAGATGATGAAGGAAGCCGACGAGAATGGGGATGGGACCCTCGACTACGAGGGTGAGCAGAGGATGGGCCCCGGGACCCTGGAGGCCAGTCAGTCTGGCCGGGCTGCTGACCTGTCCCTCTGCTCTCAGAGTTCATGTCATGATGACTAG